The candidate division KSB1 bacterium genome has a window encoding:
- a CDS encoding TIGR00725 family protein: MNICIGVIGGVQAAAESLSIAEEVGREIAKAEATLVCGGRGGVMEAACRGAQAESGLTIGILPGDSRVEANDYVDIPIVTGMGIGRNIMVVRSSQSIIAIDGSYGTLSEISYALQLGIPVIGINTWDISENIHRAESAKEAVQMAFELMG, translated from the coding sequence ATGAATATTTGTATTGGTGTCATTGGTGGTGTACAAGCTGCTGCTGAGAGTTTATCGATAGCCGAAGAAGTCGGTCGAGAAATTGCTAAAGCAGAAGCTACACTTGTTTGCGGTGGGCGTGGAGGAGTAATGGAAGCTGCGTGTCGCGGAGCACAAGCTGAATCTGGGCTCACGATTGGTATTTTGCCTGGTGATTCTCGAGTCGAAGCGAACGATTATGTCGATATCCCTATCGTCACAGGGATGGGAATTGGCAGAAACATTATGGTCGTTCGAAGCTCACAATCAATTATTGCAATCGACGGATCGTATGGTACTTTATCTGAAATATCTTATGCGTTGCAACTCGGTATTCCTGTTATTGGCATAAATACATGGGATATTTCTGAGAATATTCATCGAGCCGAATCTGCAAAAGAGGCTGTGCAAATGGCTTTTGAATTGATGGGTTGA
- the asnS gene encoding asparagine--tRNA ligase, producing MRKDFVYVEDLKDHVGKEVELAGWLYNKRSSGKIWFLMLRDGTGIVQGIVNKKEVSEEIYNIQEKLSQESSLFVKGIVNKDDRAPGGYELWIRDIRINQIAEEYPISLKEHGTEFLMDHRHLWLRSKMQTAILRIRHEVVRSIRDFFDDRGFTLVDAPIFTPNACEGTTTLFETEYFGSKAYLTQSGQLYMEAGAMALGKVYCFGPTFRAEKSKTRRHLTEFWMVEPEVAFADLNDNMDLAEEFLEYVVQRVLEKKSEELKVVERDTTQLEKVKRPFPRISYDEAVDILKKKEVAFEVGGDFGGTDETIISEQFDRPLIVHRYPAAVKAFYMKADPEDKTKSLSMDILAPEGYGEIIGGGEREDSYEVIIQKLHEHNLSQEDFKWYLDLRKYGTVPHSGFGLGIERTVSYISGLKHIRETIPFPRTIYRNYP from the coding sequence ATGCGAAAAGATTTTGTCTATGTGGAAGATTTAAAAGATCATGTTGGTAAAGAAGTTGAACTGGCCGGGTGGCTTTATAATAAAAGGTCAAGCGGAAAAATATGGTTTTTGATGTTGCGGGACGGAACCGGGATCGTCCAGGGAATCGTCAATAAAAAAGAAGTTTCCGAAGAGATATATAATATACAAGAAAAGTTGTCGCAAGAATCGTCATTGTTTGTAAAGGGAATCGTTAATAAAGATGATCGAGCTCCCGGTGGCTATGAGCTCTGGATCAGGGATATCCGCATCAACCAAATTGCAGAAGAATATCCGATTTCATTAAAAGAACATGGCACCGAATTTTTGATGGATCATCGACACTTATGGCTGCGCTCGAAAATGCAGACGGCAATATTGCGGATTCGCCATGAAGTCGTTCGAAGCATTCGAGATTTTTTTGATGATCGTGGATTCACTTTAGTAGATGCGCCCATTTTTACTCCTAACGCCTGCGAAGGTACTACGACGTTATTTGAAACCGAATATTTTGGCAGCAAAGCGTATTTAACCCAGAGCGGCCAATTATACATGGAAGCCGGAGCAATGGCGCTTGGCAAAGTATATTGCTTTGGTCCGACATTCCGAGCGGAAAAATCAAAAACCCGCAGGCATCTAACGGAATTTTGGATGGTGGAACCGGAAGTTGCATTTGCCGATTTGAACGACAATATGGACCTGGCTGAAGAGTTTCTTGAGTATGTTGTCCAGCGTGTCCTTGAGAAAAAATCCGAAGAATTAAAAGTGGTGGAACGGGATACCACTCAGTTAGAAAAAGTAAAGAGGCCGTTCCCACGAATTTCTTATGATGAAGCTGTTGATATATTGAAAAAGAAAGAGGTGGCTTTTGAGGTTGGCGGTGACTTTGGCGGAACAGATGAGACCATTATTTCGGAACAGTTTGATCGTCCTTTGATCGTACATCGCTATCCGGCGGCAGTGAAAGCATTTTATATGAAGGCAGATCCTGAAGATAAAACAAAATCACTAAGTATGGATATATTGGCCCCGGAAGGGTATGGTGAGATCATCGGTGGTGGAGAGCGTGAAGACAGCTATGAGGTCATTATTCAAAAATTGCATGAACATAATTTATCGCAAGAAGACTTTAAGTGGTACCTGGATTTACGAAAATATGGCACTGTGCCCCATAGCGGTTTCGGGCTTGGTATTGAACGAACTGTTTCCTATATTTCCGGGTTAAAGCACATTCGTGAAACCATTCCATTCCCCAGGACAATTTATCGAAATTATCCATGA
- a CDS encoding universal stress protein, translating into MGAYGHSRIIEAILGSITQSVMKNAKIPILLVK; encoded by the coding sequence ATGGGCGCCTATGGGCATTCGAGAATTATAGAAGCAATATTAGGAAGCATCACGCAAAGCGTAATGAAAAATGCTAAAATTCCAATATTGCTGGTTAAATAG
- a CDS encoding universal stress protein, with protein MLKSILVAVDGSEYTEPVMNYAVQFAKMFDAKLRIVTVVDIRIFEWSVYLGMDGFAPVLPSSEYLTESRHLLEKKAEKVLEKCVQMAKSNNASFTAEQVEGSPREIIDQKSHVVDLVMLGSRGEFAKWGSSKIMGATMEAISRECIKPLFISPKEFRPIKKILAPYDGSLNSNRALPYAGYLASNFGGEITVLTIDKNLDLARSISEEGKIYFDPYDAALKSEIRNGNPDDQILILQSRKNLIVS; from the coding sequence ATGTTGAAATCCATTCTCGTAGCAGTCGATGGCTCTGAATATACCGAACCTGTAATGAATTATGCCGTTCAATTTGCGAAAATGTTTGATGCAAAACTAAGGATTGTAACGGTTGTCGACATTAGAATTTTTGAGTGGTCTGTTTATCTTGGCATGGATGGTTTTGCGCCTGTGCTGCCATCATCAGAATATCTCACGGAATCACGTCACCTGTTGGAAAAAAAAGCAGAAAAAGTGCTGGAAAAATGTGTTCAAATGGCAAAATCGAATAATGCCAGTTTTACGGCTGAACAAGTAGAAGGGAGTCCGCGGGAGATTATAGATCAGAAATCACATGTTGTGGATTTGGTCATGTTGGGATCCCGGGGAGAGTTTGCAAAATGGGGAAGCAGCAAGATCATGGGCGCAACTATGGAGGCAATCTCACGGGAATGCATCAAGCCGCTTTTCATTTCCCCAAAAGAATTTCGACCTATTAAAAAAATATTAGCGCCCTATGATGGTAGCCTGAATTCAAACCGAGCTTTGCCCTATGCCGGATATCTAGCTTCAAATTTTGGTGGAGAAATTACTGTACTTACCATCGACAAAAATTTAGATCTTGCCCGATCAATTTCTGAAGAAGGAAAAATATATTTTGATCCTTATGATGCTGCACTTAAATCAGAAATAAGAAATGGCAATCCGGATGATCAAATCCTGATTTTGCAGAGCAGGAAGAATTTGATTGTATCGTAA
- a CDS encoding NAD(P)H-dependent glycerol-3-phosphate dehydrogenase, which translates to MSKIAILGAGSWGTALAVLLAAKNYEIVLWEHFPELADDLIKYRENKKMLPGIKIPDNVKITNNLDEAVDGYDILVNAVPSHITRNLADQLGKYPFEGKLIVSVTKGIENETLLRMSQVYAEVLPNFPAEQFVVLSGPSHAEEVSRKIPTTVVAACINLKNSELIQDIFMTPAFRVYSHSDIIGVELGGSLKNVIAIAAGIIDGVGFGDNTKAALITRGLVEMTRLGTAMGADPMTFAGLSGIGDLVVTCMSRHSRNRYVGEEIGKGKTLKQVLSQMVMVAEGVKTTKSAFKLAEVHNVEMPITEAVHNVLFDGKDPKLAVYDLMARGAKQEKFV; encoded by the coding sequence ATGAGTAAAATTGCAATCTTGGGAGCAGGAAGTTGGGGCACTGCGCTGGCAGTTTTGCTCGCAGCCAAGAATTACGAGATTGTATTGTGGGAGCATTTTCCTGAATTGGCTGATGATTTGATTAAATATCGGGAAAACAAAAAAATGCTTCCCGGCATCAAAATTCCGGACAACGTAAAAATCACCAACAACCTGGATGAAGCTGTCGATGGCTATGACATACTCGTTAATGCCGTCCCATCCCATATCACTCGGAATTTGGCGGACCAACTGGGCAAATATCCTTTCGAAGGAAAATTAATTGTTAGTGTGACCAAAGGCATAGAAAATGAGACGTTATTGAGAATGTCTCAAGTCTATGCCGAAGTTCTGCCAAATTTTCCCGCTGAGCAATTTGTTGTTTTATCCGGACCGAGCCATGCTGAAGAAGTCAGCAGAAAAATTCCGACTACGGTCGTTGCGGCATGCATAAATTTAAAAAACTCGGAATTGATTCAAGATATTTTTATGACGCCGGCTTTCCGGGTATACTCTCACTCGGATATTATTGGCGTTGAATTGGGGGGCTCGCTAAAAAATGTCATTGCCATTGCCGCCGGAATCATCGATGGTGTTGGCTTTGGCGACAATACCAAAGCTGCGCTGATTACCCGAGGCTTGGTTGAAATGACCCGGTTGGGAACAGCCATGGGGGCCGATCCGATGACATTCGCAGGTCTTTCCGGAATCGGCGATCTTGTCGTAACTTGTATGAGCCGCCATAGTAGAAATCGATATGTGGGAGAAGAAATCGGGAAGGGCAAAACCCTGAAGCAAGTTCTTTCACAAATGGTAATGGTTGCGGAAGGAGTTAAGACAACAAAATCAGCGTTTAAACTAGCTGAAGTCCACAATGTTGAAATGCCAATTACAGAGGCTGTTCATAATGTTCTTTTTGATGGCAAAGATCCTAAACTTGCGGTTTACGATTTAATGGCCAGAGGCGCAAAACAAGAAAAATTCGTATGA